The sequence ACCAGGCAGAACGCTCTCGATCCACCCCCATCGGAGGCAGCTTCATGGGATTTTCCACGATTGCTACCGAGGCCCCCACGGGCCCGCCCTGCCCGCTACCGGACCGCCGCCCGCGCGCCGCGCGCCGACGCGGCGTCCAGGCGCATGCGGTCCGGCGCCTCGCGGAGCGGCACCGGCAGGGTCAGTGGCCCCCGGCCGGGCGTGATCGCGCCGAGCACCCTCGGCCCGGTGGCGCCCGTGCAGCCGGGGACCGTCGCAGGCAGCCCGTGCGCCGTCATCCAGCCGAAGAGCGAGAAGGCGATCGCCTCCTTCGCGTCGGAGGGGACGCCGAACTCGTCACTCGGCGCGATCCGCGCCCGCCCGGCCCGCTCTCGCAGCATGCCGACCAGCACCGGGTTCCGCACCCCGCCACCCGAGACGATCACGGTGTCGAGCCGGTGCCGCCTGATCTCCGCGGCCACGGTCTCGGCGGTCAGCGCGGTCAGCGTCGCCAGCAGGTCAGGGAGGGCCGGCCCGTACGGCGAGGCGATCCTGGCGAGATAGCCCGGGTGGAAGAGCTCCTTGCCGGTGGTCTTCGGCGGCAGGGCCCGGTAGTACGGCTCGGCCAGCAGATCCCGGAGCAGCTCCTCGTGGACCCGCCCCGCCGCGGCGAGCCGTCCGTCCTCGTCGTACGGCATGCCCGTGGCGGCCGACACCGCCGCGTCCATCAGCGCCGACGCCGGGCCGGTGTCGTAGGCGATCCCGAGCTCCCGCACGGTCAGGTTGGCGATGCCGCCGAGGTTGAGGGCGCCGCTGCGGCCCGGCAGGCCGGCCAGGAGCAGCAGGTCGAAGAAGGAGACCAGCGGCGCGCCCTGCCCGCCGGCGCTCACGTCCCGCGCGCGCAGGTCGGAGACCACCGGCACGCCGGTCCGCTCGGCGATCCAGGCGGGCTGGCCGAGCTGCAGGGTGCCGCGCACCGTGCCGCCCTCCACCCAGTGGTACAGCGTCTGCCCGTGCGAGCAGATGAGGTCGGCCGGGCCACCCGCCTCGGCCGCGTCGGCGAACGCCTGGCCGATCAGGGTGTCGAGGCGGCACACCTCGGCCATGTCGATCGGGTTGGGCGGCAGCGCGGCGACGATCCGTGCCCGGAGCTCGTGATCGTAGGGGCGCTCACCGGTGCGCTCGACGACCCCCGTGAGCACGCCGTCCTCCATCGACCAGTCCACGACCGCGCTGTCGATCCCGTCATGGGAGGTCCCTGATATCAGTCCAAGCACCCGCACGTCTTCTCCTTGCAGGAATTCTTCAGAAGAATATAGTCCTTGGGAGATTATCTACATATGGAGTGCGTGTGACGACACTGGTCATCGGCGTTGACGGAGGCGGGACGAGCACCCGGTGCGTGGTGGCGACGGAGTCCGGCGAGGTGGCGGGGCGGGGATACGGGAAGGGCGCGAACACCCTCTCGGCGGCCGACCCCGGCGCCAGCCTGCGCGCGGCGCTCCAGGCGGCACTGGGGAGCCTCGCCCCCGAGCGGGTGACAGGCGGCGTGTTCGGGCTGGCGGGCGCGGGATCGGCGCCCGAGCAGGCCGAGGCCCTCGCCACCGAGGCGTGGCGGTCGGTCGGTCTGGCCGGGCGGCCCACGGTGGTGCCCGACATGCTCGCGGCCTTCGCCGGAGCGACCGAGGAGCCCTCGGGGGCGGTCCTGATCGCGGGCACCGGCGCGGTGGCCGCCCGGATCGGCGACCGGCGGGTCGTCCGCCGGGCAGACGGATACGGCTGGATGCTCGGCGACGAGGGGTCGGGGACGTGGATCGGGCGGCGGGCCGTACAGGCCGCGCTGGCCTCGCTCGACGGACGGGCCGCGCCCACCGCGCTGCGCGGCGGGATCCTCGGCGGCGCGTCCGCCCAGCGGATCGTGAGCATG comes from Streptosporangium roseum DSM 43021 and encodes:
- a CDS encoding anhydro-N-acetylmuramic acid kinase — encoded protein: MRVLGLISGTSHDGIDSAVVDWSMEDGVLTGVVERTGERPYDHELRARIVAALPPNPIDMAEVCRLDTLIGQAFADAAEAGGPADLICSHGQTLYHWVEGGTVRGTLQLGQPAWIAERTGVPVVSDLRARDVSAGGQGAPLVSFFDLLLLAGLPGRSGALNLGGIANLTVRELGIAYDTGPASALMDAAVSAATGMPYDEDGRLAAAGRVHEELLRDLLAEPYYRALPPKTTGKELFHPGYLARIASPYGPALPDLLATLTALTAETVAAEIRRHRLDTVIVSGGGVRNPVLVGMLRERAGRARIAPSDEFGVPSDAKEAIAFSLFGWMTAHGLPATVPGCTGATGPRVLGAITPGRGPLTLPVPLREAPDRMRLDAASARGARAAVR
- a CDS encoding N-acetylglucosamine kinase, whose protein sequence is MTTLVIGVDGGGTSTRCVVATESGEVAGRGYGKGANTLSAADPGASLRAALQAALGSLAPERVTGGVFGLAGAGSAPEQAEALATEAWRSVGLAGRPTVVPDMLAAFAGATEEPSGAVLIAGTGAVAARIGDRRVVRRADGYGWMLGDEGSGTWIGRRAVQAALASLDGRAAPTALRGGILGGASAQRIVSMVHQGVAEDGPAWLARLAPEVESVAGAGDAAAIAILDEAARRLVGTVRSLGSGPGPLVLAGSLLTEPTLLAAKVRAGLDRGVVSARDSAAGAAALALHGVSSRPPLAAHRRLIDQER